A window of Verrucomicrobiota bacterium JB022 contains these coding sequences:
- a CDS encoding cation:proton antiporter encodes MHLGLNWMLTLAQAAAETPAVSQTNNLVADLGIVMVGAALAVLLSQRFKFPVIFGYLAAGALLGPNVFQPSFISSIDTITQLSDLGVIFLLFFIGLDFDLKRVRSILGPAVLGLIGQTVAMIYLAQVIAIPLGWDTTESLFFGSLLAMSSSMVVIKVLRDGGNLQSNHAQLALILTILEDVLGVLLLVILTGVAVSRSFDWASAGVVIFLMGVFVVLVFVIGRLIAPRMFVKLGTDEKSREAVTVVSVGLVLGLSVMAFKANFSPALGAFLAGAVLSQTSVARRIEDINRSLHDLFAAIFFVTIGMQLQPKLILQDWHWVLIITALMLMGKVAAGTAGLALAGQPPRSAFRGMIAKFAIAEFSFIIASLGQTLGVTDQRLTNLAFGVAFASIFASPMLYKHSNKAFDLMVRLVPPRAQGWARFYREFLDNITTSLGRNMVLRLIKRPLFQITLYFFIQNGIIVCAYVASNMVQKIEAEWTTYATPAIWVAAAALSAPLVLAVVRNLNAIVFILTDAMFAQNSPRPIFPKHLRIFFNNLLLGLVLFITGAIYLATAAPFLPATSVLVLFLVILGIAAILGWRQLIRINSQMEYWFMETFSMQVQDAARAKREALISDIRDKYPWPVQVKEVVLTDNVVAVGRRIRDLNLRAETGASIVAVGREGRQVLDPGADTPLFPGDHLFLLGTTEQLDAANTLLQTPVDGTQPVQNDQEFAIDSVLVNPGTYLDDNTLAGASVRQRFGVTVVGIQRGEERITSPRPDLLLKAGDIVYVVGAPKSLKIFVNRCEKPGSDDPKSSSSALLGAVD; translated from the coding sequence ATGCACCTTGGCCTGAACTGGATGCTGACCTTGGCCCAAGCCGCCGCCGAGACTCCCGCCGTCTCGCAGACCAACAACCTCGTTGCGGATCTCGGGATCGTAATGGTGGGGGCGGCTCTGGCTGTGCTGCTGAGCCAGCGCTTCAAGTTCCCGGTCATTTTCGGCTATCTGGCCGCCGGCGCTCTGCTCGGGCCCAATGTGTTCCAGCCCTCGTTCATCTCCAGTATCGACACGATCACGCAGCTGAGCGATCTGGGCGTCATTTTCCTGCTCTTCTTCATCGGTCTCGACTTCGACCTCAAACGCGTAAGATCCATTCTTGGGCCTGCCGTGCTCGGCCTGATCGGGCAGACGGTGGCGATGATCTACCTGGCGCAGGTCATCGCGATCCCGCTGGGCTGGGATACGACGGAGAGCCTGTTTTTCGGCAGCCTGCTCGCGATGAGCTCCTCGATGGTGGTGATCAAGGTCTTGCGCGACGGGGGCAACCTGCAGTCCAACCACGCGCAGCTGGCCCTGATCCTGACGATCCTCGAAGACGTGCTCGGCGTCCTTTTGCTCGTGATCCTGACCGGTGTGGCCGTCAGCCGTAGCTTCGACTGGGCCAGCGCGGGGGTGGTGATCTTCCTGATGGGCGTGTTCGTCGTGCTGGTGTTCGTGATCGGGCGCCTGATCGCGCCGCGCATGTTTGTGAAGCTGGGGACCGACGAAAAGTCGCGCGAAGCGGTCACGGTCGTCAGTGTCGGTCTCGTGCTGGGGCTGAGCGTGATGGCCTTCAAGGCCAACTTCTCGCCCGCCCTTGGGGCCTTCCTTGCCGGGGCCGTGCTCTCGCAGACCTCCGTGGCGCGCCGGATCGAAGACATCAACCGCAGCCTGCACGACCTGTTTGCCGCTATCTTTTTCGTCACGATCGGCATGCAGCTGCAGCCCAAGCTGATCCTGCAGGACTGGCACTGGGTGCTGATCATCACCGCCCTGATGCTGATGGGCAAGGTAGCGGCCGGCACGGCCGGCCTTGCCCTGGCCGGACAGCCCCCGCGCAGTGCCTTTCGCGGCATGATCGCCAAGTTTGCCATCGCGGAGTTCAGCTTTATCATCGCCTCGCTCGGCCAGACGCTGGGCGTAACCGATCAGCGCCTGACCAACCTCGCGTTTGGGGTGGCCTTCGCCAGCATTTTCGCCTCGCCGATGCTCTACAAGCATTCGAACAAGGCCTTCGACCTGATGGTGCGCCTCGTGCCGCCGCGCGCTCAGGGCTGGGCTCGCTTTTACCGCGAATTCCTCGACAACATCACCACCTCGCTGGGGCGCAACATGGTGCTGCGGCTGATCAAGCGCCCGCTCTTCCAGATCACGCTCTATTTCTTTATCCAGAACGGCATCATTGTCTGCGCCTACGTTGCCTCCAACATGGTGCAAAAGATCGAGGCCGAGTGGACGACCTACGCCACCCCCGCGATCTGGGTGGCTGCCGCCGCCCTCAGTGCCCCGCTTGTGCTCGCCGTGGTGCGCAACCTCAACGCGATCGTCTTTATCCTGACCGATGCGATGTTTGCGCAAAACAGCCCACGCCCGATCTTCCCCAAGCACCTGCGCATCTTTTTCAACAACCTGCTGCTCGGGCTGGTGCTCTTCATCACCGGCGCGATCTACCTGGCCACGGCCGCGCCCTTCCTGCCCGCCACCTCCGTGCTGGTGCTGTTTCTGGTGATCCTCGGCATCGCCGCCATCCTTGGCTGGCGCCAGCTCATCCGCATCAACAGCCAGATGGAATACTGGTTTATGGAGACTTTCTCCATGCAGGTGCAGGATGCGGCCCGCGCCAAACGGGAGGCCCTGATCAGCGACATCCGCGACAAATACCCCTGGCCGGTACAGGTGAAGGAAGTGGTGCTGACCGACAATGTCGTCGCCGTAGGCCGCCGCATCCGCGATCTCAACCTGCGCGCCGAAACCGGTGCCAGCATCGTGGCGGTGGGCCGTGAAGGCCGTCAGGTGCTCGACCCGGGGGCCGACACGCCTCTCTTCCCGGGCGACCACCTCTTCCTGCTCGGCACCACCGAACAGCTCGACGCCGCCAACACCTTACTGCAAACGCCCGTCGACGGCACCCAACCGGTGCAGAACGATCAGGAATTCGCCATTGATTCGGTACTCGTCAACCCCGGCACTTATCTGGACGACAACACGCTGGCCGGCGCCTCAGTGCGGCAGCGCTTTGGCGTGACCGTCGTGGGTATCCAGCGGGGCGAAGAACGCATCACTTCGCCGCGCCCGGATCTGCTGTTGAAGGCGGGCGACATCGTTTACGTGGTCGGCGCGCCCAAATCCCTCAAGATCTTTGTCAACCGCTGCGAAAAGCCGGGCAGCGACGACCCGAAGTCATCCTCATCAGCCCTGCTGGGTGCGGTCGACTGA
- the yaeI gene encoding phosphodiesterase YaeI has translation MAPALQLPRRRFLKLFAGCIGLSGSAYGSLHYATSYEPRHLEVTRTRIRLPHLQRVVRVVQLSDWHVSSDVPASFIHEAVTLALDQEPDIICLTGDFITNAVLERAEMVRAFKRLSVAAPTFAVLGNHDGRPREEGTSDRVLADEMIAVIREGGARLLQNEAAQVDLTAGPSLTIAGLDDLWSGVLSPQKALNARRARPQPVVVLAHNPDVKSRLLDYDWDLLLCGHTHGGQVCLPFIEGRFTPVNDQSTYSGYYRWQGRHLYVNRGVGNLHGVRFNCRPEVSLLELLPA, from the coding sequence ATGGCCCCTGCCCTCCAGTTGCCGCGTCGCCGCTTCCTGAAGCTCTTCGCCGGTTGCATCGGGTTGAGCGGCTCCGCGTATGGCAGCCTCCACTACGCGACCTCCTATGAGCCACGTCACCTGGAGGTGACCCGTACGCGCATCCGCCTGCCTCACCTCCAGCGCGTCGTGCGCGTCGTCCAGCTCTCGGACTGGCACGTGTCGAGCGACGTCCCGGCCAGCTTCATCCACGAGGCGGTGACGCTCGCCCTTGATCAGGAGCCCGACATCATCTGCCTGACGGGCGACTTCATCACCAATGCCGTGCTGGAGAGGGCCGAAATGGTACGGGCCTTCAAGCGCCTCTCCGTTGCCGCCCCCACCTTTGCCGTGCTGGGCAACCACGATGGGCGCCCGCGCGAAGAGGGCACCAGCGACCGCGTGCTGGCCGACGAAATGATTGCCGTGATCCGCGAAGGCGGCGCGCGCCTGCTGCAAAACGAAGCGGCCCAGGTCGATCTGACCGCCGGGCCCAGCCTCACGATTGCCGGCCTCGACGACCTGTGGAGTGGGGTGCTGAGCCCGCAAAAAGCACTCAACGCCCGCCGCGCCCGCCCGCAGCCCGTCGTCGTGCTTGCCCACAACCCCGATGTGAAGAGCCGCCTCCTCGATTACGACTGGGATCTGCTCCTCTGCGGCCACACCCACGGCGGCCAGGTGTGCCTGCCTTTCATCGAGGGCCGGTTCACCCCCGTCAACGACCAGAGCACCTACTCCGGCTACTACCGCTGGCAAGGCCGCCACCTCTACGTCAACCGCGGCGTCGGCAACCTCCATGGCGTGCGCTTCAACTGCCGCCCCGAAGTCAGCCTGCTCGAACTGCTGCCCGCGTAG
- the dxs gene encoding 1-deoxy-D-xylulose-5-phosphate synthase — MAILEKIEGPADVQQLSRAELTTLAQEIRTRIIEVTARNGGHIGPNLGVVELTLGLHRVFTTPRDKFVFDVAHQGYVHKLLTGRKGPDFDLIRRQGGLSGFLNRSESEHDAYGAGHAGTALSAALGMCAARDRSGEDSHVVALLGDAAFTCGITMEALNNIDGTTKRLILILNDNEWSIAKNVGALSRYFNEIITNPVYNRLDKDIQSMLGKVPGGQQMLELGRRWKRETKDFFVNSSLFEAYGLRYIGPVDGHDLDAVIKHLEFARDSDAPIILHLLTKKGKGFEPALASPEKFHGLGPFDPQTGASIKGEKTPGLAYQDAFGLSLLKYAERDKKVLGITAAMPPGTGLSYLREKLPEQFFDVGIAEEHAVLFAAGLACEGYKPVVAIYSTFLQRGYDCIVHDVCLQNLHVTFCMDRAGLSPNDGATHHGLFDIAYLRCVPNTIVMQPKDEAELANMLWTSLNTPAPMFIRYPRGNGTGTDLPTQGEILPIGKAEIIKSGVEVQLWALGPWVQEAEKLAAYLEENSEHLSVGVVNARFAKPVDHVLLQQQAEQAKLIVTFEEHTVVGGFGTAVLEALSEAGLAVPLERIGYPDTFVDHGDGVADLRASVGLDPESLQRRLLQRLHALGLAPQPATA; from the coding sequence ATGGCCATTCTTGAAAAGATCGAAGGTCCCGCCGACGTCCAGCAGCTCAGCCGCGCTGAGTTGACGACGCTGGCGCAGGAGATCCGCACCCGCATCATCGAGGTGACGGCGCGCAATGGCGGCCACATCGGCCCCAACCTCGGCGTCGTCGAGCTCACCCTCGGTCTGCACCGGGTCTTCACGACCCCGCGCGACAAGTTTGTCTTCGATGTGGCCCACCAAGGCTACGTGCACAAGCTCTTGACGGGCCGCAAGGGGCCGGACTTCGACCTGATCCGCCGCCAGGGCGGCCTCAGCGGCTTTCTCAACCGCAGCGAGAGCGAGCACGATGCCTATGGTGCCGGCCACGCGGGCACGGCTCTCAGCGCCGCCCTCGGCATGTGCGCCGCGCGCGACCGCTCGGGCGAAGACAGCCATGTGGTGGCCCTGTTGGGCGACGCCGCCTTTACCTGCGGCATCACGATGGAGGCGCTGAACAACATCGACGGCACTACCAAGCGGCTGATCCTGATCCTCAACGACAACGAGTGGTCGATCGCCAAGAACGTGGGCGCGCTCTCTCGCTACTTCAACGAGATCATCACCAACCCCGTCTACAACCGCCTCGACAAGGACATCCAGTCCATGCTCGGGAAGGTGCCGGGCGGGCAGCAGATGCTGGAGCTGGGCCGCCGCTGGAAGCGCGAGACCAAGGACTTTTTCGTCAATTCGAGCCTCTTCGAAGCCTATGGGCTGCGTTACATCGGCCCGGTCGACGGGCACGACCTCGACGCGGTGATCAAGCATCTGGAGTTTGCCCGCGACAGCGACGCGCCGATCATTCTCCACCTGCTCACAAAAAAGGGCAAAGGCTTCGAGCCCGCCCTAGCCTCGCCGGAGAAGTTCCACGGTCTCGGGCCCTTCGACCCGCAGACGGGTGCTTCGATCAAGGGCGAGAAGACGCCCGGCCTCGCCTATCAAGATGCCTTTGGCCTCAGCCTGCTGAAGTATGCCGAGCGCGACAAGAAGGTGCTGGGCATCACCGCTGCCATGCCCCCAGGCACGGGCCTCTCCTACCTGCGCGAAAAGCTGCCCGAGCAGTTCTTCGACGTGGGCATCGCCGAAGAGCACGCGGTGCTGTTTGCCGCCGGCCTCGCCTGCGAGGGCTACAAGCCGGTAGTCGCGATCTACTCGACTTTCCTCCAGCGCGGCTACGACTGCATCGTCCACGACGTGTGCCTGCAAAACCTGCACGTCACGTTTTGCATGGACCGCGCGGGCCTCTCGCCCAACGACGGCGCGACCCACCACGGCCTCTTCGATATCGCCTACCTGCGCTGCGTGCCCAACACCATCGTGATGCAGCCCAAGGACGAGGCCGAACTCGCCAATATGCTGTGGACGAGCCTCAACACGCCCGCCCCCATGTTTATCCGCTACCCGCGTGGTAACGGCACTGGTACGGACCTGCCAACACAGGGCGAGATCCTGCCGATCGGCAAGGCCGAGATCATCAAGTCGGGTGTGGAAGTGCAGCTGTGGGCGCTCGGCCCCTGGGTACAGGAGGCCGAAAAGCTGGCCGCCTATCTGGAAGAAAACAGCGAGCACCTCAGCGTAGGCGTCGTCAACGCGCGCTTTGCGAAGCCGGTCGACCACGTGCTGCTGCAGCAACAGGCCGAGCAGGCCAAGCTGATCGTGACCTTCGAAGAGCATACCGTCGTCGGCGGGTTCGGCACTGCCGTGCTCGAAGCCCTCTCCGAGGCGGGCCTTGCGGTGCCGCTCGAACGCATCGGCTACCCGGATACCTTTGTGGACCACGGCGACGGCGTCGCCGACCTGCGCGCGAGCGTGGGCCTAGACCCGGAATCGCTGCAACGTCGCCTGTTGCAGCGCCTCCATGCGCTGGGCCTCGCTCCCCAGCCTGCCACGGCTTAA
- the xseB gene encoding exodeoxyribonuclease VII small subunit, translating into MSSAKESAQAEDQPLAFEAALDQLEALVTAMEAGELPLATLVAKYEEGSKLVKVCEARLKDAELKIEKLREGGDNVSFEPMQLPQGGE; encoded by the coding sequence ATGTCGTCCGCAAAAGAGTCTGCACAGGCCGAAGACCAGCCGCTCGCGTTTGAGGCGGCGCTGGATCAGCTGGAAGCGCTCGTGACTGCGATGGAGGCGGGCGAGTTGCCGCTGGCCACGCTGGTCGCGAAGTATGAAGAGGGCAGCAAACTGGTGAAAGTTTGCGAAGCGCGGCTCAAGGATGCTGAATTGAAGATTGAAAAGCTGCGGGAAGGCGGCGACAACGTGTCTTTTGAACCGATGCAACTCCCGCAGGGCGGCGAGTGA
- a CDS encoding sugar transferase: protein MILGDIVFSYLGLGLGFFLRFHTPLKELGVAADRLTFADYQPLLALAVIFVILTNAYLNLYSWKILLRPRRFLPLTIQGTTFWFVVFACFSIVLKFEPSISRFFMVISWFSVLGMMILWKYSFYRIVQGSKIRSHLVQSIVVLGWNEESAILTDAIYKDSSHPYSIKGLLHGTRPEAENDLPETIYPVLGNLDDLETVLQEQQPDMLVIADLDMNKEQLGQIAKLCEIHYVQMKIVPTMFQIFLSGLRLETVSGRPLLGIEELAVHHPFNQVAKRLMDIGGGLVGLMGSLPIMAAFAIMIYREDPGPILYRQTRTGRNGKPFTIYKLRSMRQNAENGKAQWAVENDPRRLKVGAFMREWNIDELPQFWNVIKGDMSLVGPRPERPELIVDFERNIQHYNHRHIVKPGLTGWAQVNGLRGNTSLDDRIRYDIYYIENWNIFLDIYICVMTFLKQENAY, encoded by the coding sequence ATGATCCTGGGAGACATTGTGTTCTCCTATCTTGGCCTCGGCTTAGGCTTTTTTCTCCGCTTCCACACCCCGCTCAAAGAGCTGGGTGTAGCCGCCGACCGGTTGACTTTCGCTGACTACCAACCGCTGCTCGCGCTCGCTGTCATTTTCGTCATCCTCACCAACGCCTATCTAAACCTCTACTCCTGGAAGATCCTGCTGCGGCCCAGGCGCTTCCTGCCCCTGACGATCCAGGGCACCACGTTCTGGTTTGTCGTTTTCGCGTGTTTTTCGATTGTGCTGAAGTTCGAGCCCTCGATCTCGCGCTTCTTCATGGTCATCTCCTGGTTCAGCGTGCTGGGGATGATGATTCTCTGGAAGTACAGCTTTTACCGCATCGTCCAGGGCTCGAAGATCCGCAGCCACCTCGTTCAGAGCATCGTCGTGTTGGGCTGGAACGAGGAATCCGCCATCCTGACCGACGCGATCTACAAGGACAGCTCGCACCCCTACAGCATCAAAGGGCTCCTCCATGGCACCCGCCCGGAGGCCGAGAACGACCTACCCGAGACGATTTACCCGGTGCTGGGCAATCTGGACGACCTTGAAACCGTCCTGCAGGAGCAGCAGCCCGATATGCTCGTGATTGCGGATCTCGACATGAACAAGGAGCAGCTGGGCCAGATCGCCAAGCTCTGCGAGATCCACTACGTGCAAATGAAGATCGTGCCCACCATGTTCCAGATCTTCCTCTCCGGCCTGCGGCTCGAAACCGTTTCCGGCCGTCCGCTGCTGGGTATCGAAGAGCTGGCCGTGCACCACCCCTTCAACCAGGTGGCCAAGCGCCTGATGGACATCGGGGGCGGCCTGGTGGGCCTCATGGGCTCTCTGCCGATCATGGCTGCCTTCGCAATCATGATCTATCGCGAAGACCCGGGCCCCATCCTCTACCGCCAGACCCGCACCGGTCGCAACGGCAAGCCCTTCACCATTTACAAGCTGCGCTCGATGAGGCAGAACGCCGAAAACGGCAAGGCACAGTGGGCGGTGGAGAACGACCCCCGCCGCTTGAAAGTCGGCGCCTTCATGCGCGAGTGGAACATCGACGAGCTTCCTCAGTTCTGGAATGTGATCAAGGGCGACATGAGCCTCGTCGGCCCCCGCCCGGAGCGCCCGGAGTTGATCGTCGATTTCGAGCGCAACATCCAGCACTACAACCATCGCCATATCGTCAAGCCCGGCTTGACCGGCTGGGCGCAAGTCAACGGCCTGCGCGGCAATACCAGCCTCGATGACCGCATCCGCTACGACATCTACTACATCGAGAACTGGAACATTTTCCTCGATATCTATATCTGCGTGATGACCTTCCTGAAGCAGGAAAACGCGTATTGA